In Oncorhynchus tshawytscha isolate Ot180627B linkage group LG28, Otsh_v2.0, whole genome shotgun sequence, a genomic segment contains:
- the LOC112226434 gene encoding class E basic helix-loop-helix protein 23-like: MNAGEENLLKSISNDTLLDLTQRYGQSAFGFGPGHITGSPGGRYPLTPAADFLSGQTGKSNESGGEQTSDDDDDRFDPLDPRKRGSAFDDDKHGGPLSKKPKEQRSLRLSINARERRRMHDLNDALDGLRSVIPYAHSPSVRKLSKIATLLLAKNYILMQAQALEEMRRLVAYLNQGQSITSPIPTPIAPFGQAAVYPFTGSTLANCAEKYSGTPASLFKQHNDKPC, encoded by the coding sequence ATGAATGCCGGGGAAGAGAATCTGCTGAAGTCCATCAGCAACGACACTTTACTGGACCTGACGCAGCGATACGGCCAGTCCGCCTTCGGCTTTGGACCGGGCCACATTACTGGAAGTCCTGGAGGGCGGTATCCTCTCACACCGGCCGCCGACTTCCTCTCGGGTCAGACGGGCAAGTCCAACGAAAGTGGCGGGGAGCAGACCAGTGATGACGATGACGACCGTTTCGACCCTCTGGACCCCCGGAAGAGGGGTTCTGCATTCGACGATGACAAACACGGGGGTCCTCTTTCCAAGAAGCCCAAAGAGCAGCGGTCTCTGCGCCTGAGCATCAATGCGCGCGAGAGGAGACGGATGCACGACCTGAACGACGCACTGGACGGCCTCCGTTCTGTGATCCCGTATGCGCACAGCCCGTCCGTGAGGAAACTCTCCAAAATAGCCACTCTCCTCCTGGCAAAGAACTACATCCTCATGCAGGCTCAGGCTCTGGAGGAGATGAGGCGGCTGGTGGCTTATCTGAACCAGGGACAGAGCATCACCTCGCCCATCCCCACCCCCATTGCACCATTTGGACAGGCTGCCGTATACCCCTTCACGGGCTCGACACTCGCCAACTGCGCGGAGAAATACTCGGGGACACCCGCAAGTCTCTTTAAGCAACATAACGACAAGCCTTGTTAA